In Lathyrus oleraceus cultivar Zhongwan6 chromosome 2, CAAS_Psat_ZW6_1.0, whole genome shotgun sequence, the DNA window atcagagttttcagagttggcggaaaaatcagttccgaatcgacttccgtctattctgaaccgctactagaaagccggacacacaagtttaattgctggattttaatgagaatgacagaaacaattcacaccagaattttacctaattgaatgcacttatcattaaagtctatttccaatgaataaaatctagttaaccgttttgtcaaacagttggtgtgtatgtgatcgatgataaacagcaatggagtttgattaaaagttttcttgccactgctgtcttgcaacaggaacaatcaccacacactaactgaaattgcgaaaacagttttgaaacgtaaagaggagtaaggtaagaatacgatacgcagagatttggtaaggaagttccccacgccgtcctcgcgtgtgggtacgtctccctctcaatttcaaatgaaattgagaactttgattatcaatttttgccgaatccgttgatacaaggttatgatacaaagacagaattctaaactctaagaacttcttcttgtatgaaccttcacttgatctgagcaagatcaagattttcctgcacgaaattgcaaacaattcaccggttccacgacctgcttgcgaaatcccccgatctccaaacgcaacgctgcggctgaatatgttctgcaaacgtgactcccaaaccctcaagaacactccagttcttgaaggacaaaccagtaggtttttcctagaaacccccttcaatcttcaactcagctagatcctcgatcgttccactgcaaaccacagctagatccttgatcgtaccactgaacgttatctcgatgcttctttaatccaaagaacaagaatggttatgtgtaaatgttcttgaagaaaagtgattgagaagatgaagaagatgaagtctctttcaggtttctaattgctctcaaacaattgctccaacactgcttttgatcttgtgttcaattgttttccctcaataAATTCGTGCCTTGATCTGCTGtcataacctgtcttatatatgctgcaaaaccgttactgttataacataaaacagctttatgtattgatgcataagagtgtgtatcgatgcatactgtaagataggtgaatttttggtgaaatttattaatcatgtatcgatgcataattcgtatgtatcgatgcatgtgattatttcactagtatgtatcgatgcctaatgcgcatgtattgacacacaggctgtttcaattagtcatgtatcgatgcagggatcgtgtggatcgatgcataaAGTCTTTagccttccatgtattgatgcatgactcgtgtgcatcgatgcatactgaacagaaaaggttttgtgatttatcacatgctgtatgtatcgatgcagagacttatgtattgatgcatactgacataaaatgcattttaattgttattttaagggaagtatcaatgtaggtttatatgtacagttatacaacaatagagtgggatggaaaacataataaaaacacaaatgtatcatgtaatgcaatgtacaaccaacatttggatgatgatcacacaatttgctatcattaaaaattaattcaaggtaaagaatcCTCTCACACATATGGTTAAAAGAGCGAGACtatgtgattgaagattatgaatcctttaagaagaccatagaCTTCTTACAAGGGGACAGGGATAAGTTTCGTGCAAAACTCGATGGGCTAGTAGGATTCTGTAATTGGGCAGCTAAAGAGTTGCCATGGAGGTTGAGAGACGCAGTCGAAGAGTTGAAAAAAGATAGCACTCCTCCAGCCATAATCAATTTCGTTCTACTCTGCAAAGGGTTGTTGAAGAGATTCAATGAGGAACTAGAAGAGCTTCAGGCCAGAAAGCCAGTTGTTTAATTTGCTTATGTCTTGTATTTTTGTTCATTTAAACAAATGTACTTTTGAACTATGACTTTTTGGACCTCTATGTTATGTATGGGAATGAATGACGTTTAAAAATTACTCCGTTATTGCTATTATAAGTATTTTTTTGTTTCTTCGAATTACTAACAACTAATGAAACTCGAATGACTCCCTGGAAGTAaaatatgcataacatttgcatcttcattatgcatcacacttcatgaaaatcaaaaaaaaaacttacccaacctttttaccctttatccagccacactgactaatcaacaccggtacgagacgcgaagcaaatagaagatgacattgGAACAAGTTGAGGCCAACCAGGTTACCATGAGGACAGACATCAATACGATCCAGGAGAAGATGGATCAACTGTTGGAGACAATGCTGGCGATCGCTCAGAGAGAGAGAGGAGCGAAGAGGAAGAAGCTAGGGCAAAAAGGAATGATGGCACGCCAGGTCCGAATCCCTAAGACGAAAGTTATGTCCCCACCAAGAAGAGATTGGTTCAGATACCGGtaggaggcaaaggagatggAGACCGTGTAGAACCTTTTGATAcgtctactcatcatggatccgaaattggagatgaccagtatgatgcattctatatgcctgatcaaccaaagcctaagatactttcagatcctgctgcagataggctccgtgccctggaaaagaaaatcaaagtcatagaaggaaacaacatcttcggtgcttctgccatgaacatgcgtttggtatcgaatttagtcatcccggctaaatttaaaacccctgatttcgagaaatacaaaggacagacttgtccaagaagtcacttagtgatgtacttcaggaaaatggctgctcatatcgaaaatgacaaactacttgtacactgtttccaagacagcttgagtggagcatctctgagatggtatatgagtttagAACAGGGTCGAATTCAAAGTTGGAAggatttggctgacgcatttctccgtcagtacaaatacaacttagatatggcacccgaccgaatgcagttgcaagggatggctatgaaggagagtgagtcattcaaagaatacgcccagcggtggagagaattggctgctcaggtagagccaccattgtctgaGAAGGAAATGACCGGGATATTTGAAGACACCTTGAAGGACCCATTATTTGATCGATTAGTGAGCAGTGCCGCATCTGACTTCGCACATCTAGTTACGATTGGAGACTGCATAGAGAAGGGGTTGAGGGATGGAAAGATTCCTGGAGCAGTGACAGCATCTAGCGCACCAAAGAAATATTCTGGAGGCTTCCCaaagaaaagagaaggtgaaacaaaCGCCATATCCAGGAACTATAAAGGAAAGCAACAAGCTTCATTTGGTCAAGCCGCTGCCGTGGTACCTATACCCTATCAACAGCCAATACAGCAACAACAAATGTATCAACCACAAgatcatcaacatcatcatcagcaaaataCCGCACCACCAATACAGTTCAagccaagacctccaagaagacaacttgatcctctaccagtaccttatagtCATATATTCCCATATCTGCAGAAGGAGGGCCTTCTAACATTGAGGGAGTTAAAACCAACTGTTTTTCCGTATCCACCTGGATACGACGCTAATGCCCATTGTGAAtttcacatgggagcacctggtCATACTTTGGAAAACTGTTTCGAATTCCAGAATCgagtacaagacttgatcgaagccAAGGACGTTTCTTTCACTCTAAGACGCCCGAACGTGAATACCAACCCCATGCCGACGCATAAGGATGCTTccgtcagtgccattgaggagagtgatGAAGGCAAACTGATCTgtaaggttgaagagattcaaacccctatcaccaTGATAGGAGCACAATTGCTGAAGAGTGGTCTGATCCTGAAAGAGCTAGTGGAGGAAGAGAATAATGAAGGGTTGAGGAGTTTTATACAACAAATGTTGGATCGAGGCGAGTTACAAATAACTTACCGTGTCAAGAGCAAGCGTCAGGAAGAGATAGCCGTGGTAGATATCCCCTATGATGAGGTCAAAGTAGAAATACCTATAAGCCTGTTGGTGATAGAGTTCCAAGCACCATTCGAATATAAAGATGAGAAGGCATCCCCATGGATATATCAGCAtagagcttttaagcaggggcaAGAAGATAAACCTTTAATGATTAACGAACCAAATGTCACTTCAATTATGGGGCCAGCAGGAATGACGCGCAGCGGCCGAGTGTTCGCACCAAGAAATTCTGatacttctgagagagctaaaTGGAAGGAGGCCGTTGTCCAGATCCCCATTCCTAATCAGGGGATGCAAGACATGCACCTATCTCCTAAAGCTGGTGTCACTCGTGAGGAGGCTGAGGAGTTTTTAAAAATAATcaagaaaagcgattacaaggtggtggaccagctaaaccaaacaccttccaaaatttccatgttatcTCTCCTACTTAACTCCGAAGCACACAGGAATTCGCTGTTGAAGGTATTGAGCGCCGCTTATATCACCAAGGACATAACAATACAACAGTTTGATGACGTGATAGCTTGTGTGACTACTggaaatttcttgggttttaatgatgatGAACTACCGATTAaaggaaagaaccataacaaggctctccacaTCTCCTTGAAGTGCATGGATACTATATTGTCAAgggtgttggtagacacaggttCCTCTTTGAACGTCATGCCAAAAATGACCTTGATAAAACTGCCAGTGGAAGGGATAAGTATGAAGCCCAGCACCCTAAtcgtaaaagcatttgatggctcaaggcgagcagtgataggagaggttgacttaccaaccaagataggtccaacaatttttaatattacattccaggtcatggatatacatcctGGTTACAGTTGCTTATTCgggagaccctggattcactccgcaggtgttgtcacctccactctgcatcaaaaaCTAAAATTCATCACAAATGACAAAATGATTGTggttggagaagaagaagatatcttggtcAGTCACTTAACATCTTTTCGAtatatcgaggtggatggcgaAATCACTGAGACACCCTTCCAATCCTTGGAAGTAGTGAACATGATGGCCATTCAACAGACCTTGGAGGTCCCGAAATCAGGACCATCCATGGCAGGGAGCAAAAACTGTTATGGAAAGTGAAGATGCACAAGACTAGGGCAAAGTGGTGGAAGTGAAAGAGAAACGAGACAAGTTTGGCCTGGGGTATGACCCATCATCAGACAAAGTTGGTAGCCAATCTGACAAAGAGAAGATTCCTTCTGTGGAGAAAACGTTCACCAGCGCTGGCCACATCTTTGGCAAGCAGGTGGCAATGATCAGTGAAGAAGGCCGCAAGGAGGGGGTGTCCAACTGGATGCGTCAAGCCGCACCTAATGAAGAACTAACAAactggaaggctgtggaagttccccaaatatttcaaaagtaattttatcatttttagacaaaaccctgtgctctgcccaaggcacagtggcatgttgtagggcctcctttatctttttcaagagtttttatcattaatgaaatgacgttttgcattcaaatttttgttccttttctttcgttttgatctatttacgaaaatggcaatcaattttttatgcacgcactttctaaataaactgcataaatcataacatgcatAAACACCATCGAGACTATTGATAACGACAATGCTATGGTCCAATATGactttgattgtccaatctaccaagttgaagacgaagtgggggaagattgtgaactccctgaagagttggccagattactcagacaagaagaaAAGGTTATTCAACCACACCAGGAAGACGTTGAAGTTATCAATCTGGGGACAGAAGAAGATAAAAGAGAAGTAAAGGTAGGCGCAACGCTTCAAGATACAGTAAAGGCAAGactgatagagctcctccacgaatatgatgacgtgtttgcttggtcataccaagacatgcccggattAGACACTGACATCGCgacccacaagcttccccttaaagaagaatgccctgctgtcaaacaaaagctaagaaggaCGCGACCtgatatggctctcaagatcagagaagaggtgagaaagcagtttgacgttggtttcctggaagtcgctaatacccacaatgggttgccaacattgtaccggtgccgaagaaagatggaaaagtctgcatgtgcgtagactaccgagacttaaacagagctagtcccaaagacgatttcccgttacctcacattgatgtactTGTGGATAACACAACTCAATTCTCCGTGTTTTCCTTCATAGATGGTTtctcagggtacaaccaaattaaaatggatcccgaaGACACAGAGAAGATCACGTTCATTACTCCTCtgggcaccttttgttacaaagtaatgccatttggtttaaaaaacgctggggcaacatatcaacgtgccatggtgactctctttcatgacatgattcatgaagagattgaggtgtatgtcgatgacatgattgccaaatcccaaACAGAAGAAGAGCACATCACCAACCTAGAGAAACTATTCActcgtttgaggaagtttaggttgagacttaatcctaataaatgcacatttggggttcgatctgggaagcttttaggctttatcgtaagccaaaagggaattgaagtagatcctgacaaggttcgagccattcagaacatgcctgcaccaaagactgagaaggaggttcgtggtttcttagggagactaaattacatcgccaggtttatttctcacctcactgcaacatgcaaaccaatattcaagcttttgaggaagaatcaaggcgtGGAGTGGAATGAGGATTGTTAGATAGCCTTTGATAAAATCAAggaatacttgcaagagccaccgattctaatgccccctgccgaaggaagacctctcatcatgtatctaaccgtgctcaatgaatccatgggttgtgtattgggacaacaagatgagactggtagaaaagagcatgccatctattatctaagcaagaaatttaatgattgtgagaccagatattcgttactcgagaaaacttgtgcactcacatgggctgctaagcgtctcaggcagtatatgctaactcacacaacttggctggtatctaaaatggatcccatcaaatacatattcgagaaaccagctctcactggtaggattgctcgatggcagatgttgttgtcagaatatgatatccaatatgttacacaaaaagcgatcaagggaagcatactagcagaccatcttgctcaccaacTACTAGAGGAttaccaatctttgaaatttgaCTTTCCAGACGAGGACATCATGGTTGTTAAGGATGTTGAAGACTCTGAACTAGAGGAAAGCCTCGAGCCAAGAGCAGGTTGgacgctcatgtttgatggtgcctcaaatgcaataggccatggaattggggcggtactgatgtctcccaagaatttccatctaccattcaccgcaaagctctgttttacctgcacaaataacatggccgagtatgaagcttgcatactagggttggaaTAAGCCATTGAGTTAAagatcaagatactagaagtattTGGGGACTCCGCTTTAGTCATACATCAGATCAGAGgcgattgggaaacaagacatgctaacttaattccataccgggattatgtGCTGAAGTTACTCCCAAAgtttgacgaaatcactttctctcatattcctcgagaagagaatgagatggcagatgccttagcaactttggcttccatgtataaattaatatggcccaaccatcaACCTCATATTGAGATTAGACGTTTTGACGAACCTGCTCATTGCCTGATGACAGCagaagagccagatggtaaaccctggttctttgatatcaaacagtATCTGGAGAAGATGGAGTATCCGGCAGAGGCTTCcagccttgacaaaaggaccctccggagATTGGCATCAAAATTCCTCTTGAATGGGGAGGTATTGTACAAACAAAACTACGACatggttttgttgaggtgtgtggaCAAACATGAAGCATATCAACTTATGAGGGACATACACGAAGGTTCTTTCGGTACGcacgccaatgggcatgccatggccaagaaaattctaagggcaggttactactggttgacaatggaaactgactgttatcattacaccagaacatgccacaagtgccaaatttatgctgacaaaatacatgtaccgcctaccccgctgaatatcatagcatcaccttggcctttctctatgtggggcatcgacatgattggaatgatagaactcaaagcatcaaatggacacagatttatcttggtggccatagattattttaccaaatgggtggaagtcgCATCCTATGAGAATGTCACAAAGCACGTAGTCGCCCATTTCTTGAAAAataacatcatatgtcgatatggtgttcccaacaaaatcatcactgataatgggtccaatctcaacaataagaccatggatgagttatgcgcaacattcaagatcgagtgtaacacccctttttctaccccaaattatttagcatataatcagagtaaataagcacgcatataaagaaaagggcgtcacatcgacgttttcgaaacttaaactttcaaaaaccaacaatacacctggtcattcaaaataacacatttcactcatcatgaatattcaagcaatatgcgttcgcagcggaaaataaagaatattcatgtatttcataagatgatccatgtctcataccatgatcaaataaaataaaacaattaatgacataaagcatatccaaataagatacgagttcaataccactaatctacccagtgttacatgaccagagcattgactcattaccaaatttcaaactaaatacggaaactctccagctattcttgagcgagctaccgtccacctactccagcaatactactcaGTAGTATCTGCatgatacccatgtaaaggtaacattcaaacagaaagggtgagaattccaaatcattatgaaatagcataataaggcacaatgaattaaaacacaatttaagaattcatcacacttagtataatcacgtcaataatattaacaGACAATTATTCCACATATTTCAATATACATCACACTCACAacaatacatgcattcaatgatcacataactatagacgactctatgcaagacaatgtgactctatgcatgtggtaccgtaatgtgaactcaaagtttcaccgctttccgattcaatatctagaatccaagccacgcttcagatccggacaagaccaaagcctacgtctgtttccaataaaggatcaccgcttaatactacgcctaatcccaatcaaggattaacgtctgctacgtctgtttccaattaaggatcaccgcttaatactacgcctgattccaatcaagaatcaacgtctgctacgtctgtttccaataaaggatcaccgcttgaccatgctatgaatgaatgcacacataccaacacatatgcaattaagacctcctataccgtcttaacatccacatatcaccataactcacaattgatacatatacacattcataatcataaacctttcacaattcaataatggcatacatacacattcatgcaatatattattcaccaatataggctaatcatcaaatatgtacacataattccattccaaaacgtacacaatatttaaatatcaatttttcacttttcaaacagtgttaacccgttaacgcatttggttaacctgttaacgcaagacagaatacaatttttacagtatttcaacagtgttaacctgttaacgcatttggttaacatgttaacgcaagacagaatacgtttttggcaaattataacagtgttaaccggttaacgccctgggttaatctgttaacgcaagacagaaattaattttttttaattatcataacagtgttaaccggttaacgccctgggttaaccggttaacgcaaaacagaaagctgttcctgcgctaacaacgaacagaatgtagaattacccgcatttttcgccgttagaggacttccggacctccgatttcgattccgtaa includes these proteins:
- the LOC127122128 gene encoding uncharacterized protein LOC127122128; translated protein: MTGIFEDTLKDPLFDRLVSSAASDFAHLVTIGDCIEKGLRDGKIPGAVTASSAPKKYSGGFPKKREGETNAISRNYKGKQQASFGQAAAVVPIPYQQPIQQQQMYQPQDHQHHHQQNTAPPIQFKPRPPRRQLDPLPVPYSHIFPYLQKEGLLTLRELKPTVFPYPPGYDANAHCEFHMGAPGHTLENCFEFQNRVQDLIEAKDVSFTLRRPNVNTNPMPTHKDASVSAIEESDEGKLICKVEEIQTPITMIGAQLLKSGLILKELVEEENNEGLRSFIQQMLDRGELQITYRVKSKRQEEIAVVDIPYDEVKVEIPISLLVIEFQAPFEYKDEKASPWIYQHRAFKQGQEDKPLMINEPNVTSIMGPAGMTRSGRVFAPRNSDTSERAKWKEAVVQIPIPNQGMQDMHLSPKAGVTREEAEEFLKIIKKSDYKGVGRHRFLFERHAKNDLDKTASGRDKYEAQHPNRKSI